Proteins found in one Nitrosopumilus maritimus SCM1 genomic segment:
- a CDS encoding peptidylprolyl isomerase yields the protein MTTANIETNFGKISFKLLPDLAPETVRNFEKLAKDGFYDGTLFHRVIPGFMIQGGDPNTKTDNKSSWGTGGPGYNVKAEFNSRSHLRGIVSMARAQDPDSAGSQFFIVTADSTFLDRQYTVFGEVTEGMDVADKIVNLERDGNDCPLEKAQMTRVTVE from the coding sequence ATGACTACAGCAAATATTGAAACAAATTTTGGAAAAATTTCGTTTAAGCTTCTACCAGATTTGGCTCCTGAGACAGTAAGAAACTTTGAAAAATTAGCCAAAGATGGATTCTATGATGGAACATTATTTCACAGAGTAATACCAGGATTTATGATTCAAGGTGGAGACCCAAATACAAAAACAGATAACAAAAGTTCATGGGGTACAGGCGGTCCTGGATACAATGTAAAAGCAGAATTCAATTCGAGATCTCATTTACGTGGAATTGTTTCAATGGCTAGAGCACAAGATCCAGATAGTGCAGGCTCACAATTCTTCATAGTTACAGCTGACAGTACATTCCTAGATAGACAGTATACTGTATTTGGAGAGGTCACTGAAGGCATGGATGTAGCAGACAAAATTGTAAATCTCGAGAGAGACGGCAACGATTGTCCTTTGGAAAAAGCACAGATGACTCGTGTAACTGTGGAATAA